The genomic window AGGATGCTGCCGCTCTGCCGGAGCTGGGCGGTCGCGTCGGGGTAGAACGGGTCCTTGACGCTCTGGAAGTAGCTGTTCTCCAGGACCATCTTCGTACTGCCACGGGAGTAGTTGCCGTACCCGGTGATGTTCTGCAGGTAGTTGTTGTAGAGGTGCGCGTAGGCGACGTTGTCGGTGCTCGGGTTGCGCTGGCCGGTGTCGTGGATCCAGTTGTGGTGGATCGTCATGCGGGCGGTGACGTTGTCGGTCCAGCCGATGCCGAACGCCTTGTTGCCCTGGGCCAGAACGTTCCACGACACCGTCAGGTACGTGGTGTCCTTGCGCGAGTCGATCAGCCCGTCGTTCATCCGGGTGATCAGGTTGTGGTCGATCCAGATGTGATCAGCGGTGTCCATCTGGATGCCGTCGTAGTCGTACACGTCGTCACCCGGGTCGTCGTCGGCCATCCTGGTGTCCCGGATGGTCAGGTTCCGGATGATCACGTTGCGGGTGCCGGCGCCCAGGAAGAAGCCGCCGCCGACGATCTGGCCGCTCGTGCCGACGCCGACGATCGTCTTGTTCGAGGTCACCGGGATCTCGGTGCCGAGCGGGCTGATGGTGATCGCCGCACCCACCCGGATCACGTACGAGCCGGACATCGCGGCGTAGCGGGCCAGGTCGGCCTGGGTGGTGACGGTGACCGTGGTACCGCCCGCACCGCCGGTGGTGCCGCCGCCGGTCGACGCGAAACCGTCCGGGGCCGTCGGCCAGGTGCGTCCGGCCGTCGACACGAACGCCCACTGCTTGTTGGTGTTGGCGGTGCAGGTCTCCTGGATGATCGCGCCGCCTGAGGTGGTGGAGGCGTCTTTGTCGGAGATGCAGAGGCCGCTGTTCACGTTGACGAGTTGGTAGGTGTTGGTGCCGCTGGCGGTGAGTGTCCATTGTTGGTTGGCTTGACTGGATACACATGTGTATTGCTGGAGTTGAGTGCCGGAGGTGGTGGACCAGTCGGGGACGTCGACGCACTTGCCGCTGTTGACGTTCTTGATCAGGTAGGCCGAGCCGGAGGCGACCAGGGTGAACTGTTGCCAGTTCGCGTTGTCGGTGCAGCCCCACTGCTGGAGCAGGGCGCCGTTCGCGGTGGACGCGGCGGGCACGTCCAGGCACATGCCGCTCTTGGTGACTTTCAGCTGGTAGGTGACTCCGGTGGACGGCGCGGCAGCGGCCGGCGACGGGGTGGACCCGACCAGGACGGCCGCGCCCAGCAGCAGGGCCGCGAACAATCCGCGGGCCGGCGTGCGAGAGGCGCTTCGCGGTTCGGTTCGTCTGCGCATCGGTCAGCCCACCGGATTCCAGCCGTCGGAGCCCGCGAGATATCTCTGCGGGGTGTGACTGGCGGCCGTCGCATCGCTCATCTGCGGCCGGTTGCTGTTCTGGGTGGCGCCGGAGCCGGTGTTCTTGTATTCGAAGAAGCGGGCGTTCTTCCACGAGTTGGACGACATGTCGGTCCACGGCTGCGCGGTCGCGATCGTGGCGCTCAGACTGGTCTCCCGATAGAGCACCTGCGCGTCGGCGCCCCACGGGCGGCCCAGCTGGGTGGTGTTGCTGGTCGCGCCGGTCACCGCGCACTTGTAGAAGAGGAAGCCGTATGCGGTGGCGGCATCGGTCTTGGCCGCCGTGATCGGGCCGCCGGTACTGCGTTTCTGGTAGATCGCCGTGTTGTTGAAGACCGCGGTGCCGCTGCCGAAGATGAAGTCGACGGTGCCTTCGACGTAGCTGTTCCTGACGTAGTGCCGGTAGTTGTTGACCAGCAGGGTGTCCTGGGCACCGAGGAACCGCACGTTGTCGAAGACCGACCGGTCGCCGTTGAGGTTCGCGGCCACCGCCTGACTGCCTTCGCCGTAGTCGTTGGACAGGGTCAGGTTGGTGGCGGCGAAGTTCGCGCCGTTCACGAAGACGGTGGCACTGCCCGACGTGCCGTAACCACCGGCTGAACTGTGGTTGTTGACGATCACCGTCTGGCTCGCCGACGAGCCGAGACCCTGCAGCGTGACGTACGGCTTGTTCGACGGGATCGTGACGATCTCCCGGTAGGTGCCCGCCTTGATGGTGATGGTGCGCCGGGTGGTGTTGTTCGCCGGGACGGCGTCGATCGCGGCCTGCACGGTGGTGTACTGGCCGGTGCCGTCGGAGGCGACGGTCGCCGCGGCAGTGCTGCCGGTGACGAACGCCCACTGCTTGTTGGTGTTGGCGGTGCAGGTCTCCTGGATGATCGCGCCGCCTGAGGTGGTGGAGGCGTCTTTGTCGGAGATGCAGAGGCCGCTGTTGTTGTTGACGAGTTGGTAGGTGTTGGTGCCACTCGCTACGAGTGTCCATTGTTGGTTGGCTTGACTGGATACGCATGTGTATTGCTGGAGTTGAGTGCCGGAGGTGGTGGACCAGTCGGGGACGTCGACGCATTTGCCGCTGTTGACGTTTTTGATCAGGTAGGCCGAGCCGGAGGCGACGAGGGTGAACTGTTGCCAGGTGGAGCCGGTGGTGCATCCCCACTGCTGGAGCAGGGCGCCGTTCGCGGTGGACGCGGCGGGGACGTCCAGGCACATGCCGCTCTTGGTGACTTTCAGCTGGTAGGTGACTCCGGCCGAGGGTGCGGCGGCGGCCGGCGACGGGGTGGACCCGGCTATCACCGCCGAGGTCAGGAGCAGGACTGCGAAGAGCCTTCGCATGATGGGGATCCTTCCGTGGGGGACACCGCCGGGGGATCGGCGGCGGTGGTGCCGGCCGCCGGGATCGGCGGTCGTGGCGACCGCCGGGGGATCGGCGGTCGTGGCAGCCGTCCGGGGAAGGGCGGCGCCGGCTGAGAATGCGGTTCTCGGTGTTCCCGTTGGCCCGGGTCTATCGCAATCCGGTGGTGGCGATGCCTTTCACGAGGTGTTTCTGTCCGGCGATGAAGAAGCCGATGACCGGGGCCAGCGACACGAACGACATGGCGAACATCTCGCCCCACATGCTCTGGCCCTCGGAGTCCATGAACTGCCGGAGTGCCAGCGGCACCGTGTAGAGCTCCGGGTCGGTGAGGTAGAGCAGCGGGCCGAAGAACTCGTTCCACACCGAGATGAAGGTGAAGATCGCGGTGGTGGCGAACGCCGGCCGGCACAGCGGCAGGACGATCCGCCAGAAGATGCCGAACGGGCCACAGCCGTCGATGCGGGCCGCGTCGTCGAGTTCGGTCGGCAGCGACCGCATGAACTGGACCATCAGGAAGATGTAGAACCCGTTGGTCGCGAGGAAATGCGGAACCAGCAGCGGATAGTACGTGTTGAGCCAGCCCAGTTTGTCGAAGAGCACGTACTGCGGCACGACCAGGACGTGACCGGGCAGCATCATCGTGCCGAGCATCATGGCGAAGAACAGCTTGCGGCCGTGGAAACGCAGGCGGGCGAACGCGAACGCGGCCAGCGAGCAGGACAGCAGATTGCCGATGATGCTGAGGACCACGATCACCAGGGAGTTGACCAGGTAGATCTCGAACGACTCCCGTAGGGACGTCCAGCCGCGCGCGTAGTTGCCGAACTCCCACACCGACGGCCACAGCGACTCGTCGGTGAAGACGCTGTTGCTGGGCTTGAAGGAGCTGGAGATCAGCCACAGCAGCGGGTACATCATGATCAGCCCCACCAGGCACAGTGCCAGGTGTCTGCCGAACCGTGGGCGGCGCGGCCCCGCATTAGACACCTGAGCTACGGCTGGCCGTGACTCAGCGGTTTTATCGAGCATCAGCGACATCGAAGCCCCGTCAGTTGTCGTAGAAGACCCAGTAACGGGCGGCGAGGAAGTTGATCGCGGTGAATCCAGCGATGATCATCAGGAGCAGCCACGCCATCGACGACGCATAACCCATGTCGAACTCGGCGAACCCCTTCTGATACAGGTAGAGGTTGTAGAACAGCGTCGCCTGACCGGGACCGCCGGTGCCGTTGCTGATCACGTACCCCTGGGTGAAGGTCTGAAAGGACGCGATCAGCGACTGCACCAGGTTGAAGAAGATGATCGGGCTGAGCAGCGGCACCGTGATCGCCCGGAACTGCCGCCACGGCGAGGCGCCGTCCATCGAGGCGGCCTCGTAATACATCGCCGGGATCTGCCGCAGCCCGGCCAGGAAGATCACCATCGGCGAGCCGAACGTCCACACGTGCAGCAGGATCAGCGTGCTCAGTGCGTACCGCGGATCGCTCGCCCATCCCGGCCCCTGAATCCCGAACCAGGCCAGGAAATCGTTGACGATGCCGTCGTAGGCGAAGATGTACCGCCAGAGCATGACGATCGCGACGCTGCCGCCCAGCAACGACGGCAGGTAGTAGACACTCCGGTAGATCGCCAGGCCGCGCACCCCACGGTCGAGCACCATCGCGACGGCCAGGGCCACGATCAGGGACATCGGCACCGACACCACCGTGTAGACGACCGTGACCTTCAGCGACTGGTGCAGGGTCGTATCGCCGAGCATCTCCCGGAAGTTCGCCAGCCCGGCCCAGCGCGGCGGGGTGAGCAGGTCGTAGTCGGTGAACGCCAGATAGAGCGACGCGAAGAACGGGGCGATCATGAAAAGCGTCCCGGCGAACCAGGGCAGCAGGAACAGGTAACCGGCCCGGTCCTGGCGCACCGCAGCGGTCATCAGGTGATCGCTTTGCGGGCCTCGGTGACGAACTGGTCGCCGGCTTGTTTGGCGGTGGTGCGCCCGAACTCGACCTCGGTGCTGAGCGTCTTGAGGATGTTGGTGAGCTTGCTGGCGCCCAGCGGGTACGGGTACGACGGCGGCAGCTTCTCGTTCTGGAGTCTGGCCAGGAAGTCGGCGGACCGCTTGTTGTCGGCCTCCAGCGCCGGCGCGATCTGCTCGGCGATGGCCCGGTTCGGCGGCACTCCACGGGTGGTGCCGGCCACCTTCGCCGCCTCCGCGTCGTTGATCAGGAAGTTCAGGAGAGCGAGAGTCTCCTTCGGGTGCTTCGAGACGGCCGCGATCGACCAGAGCGCCGGAGTGTCGATGGACTGCCCGCGCCGCGGTGCCCCGGATTCGCCGGGGATGCGCAGCAGTTCCAGGGTGCCGCCGCAGGTCTGGTTGTAGCCGAGCAGGTTGTTGGTCGGGATGATCTGCGAGGCGATCGACTTCTTCGCCAGGTAGGACTGGGCCGGGGAGGCGCCGTTGTTCTGGTCGATGAACCCGGCCGGCGGGAAGGCACCCCGGGCGCGCAGGTCGAGGGTGAGCTGGAACCAGGCGGTGACGGTGGCCGCGGTGGCGCCCAGCTTTCCGTCGGCGGTGAAGAAGTCCTCACCGCGCTGACGGGCGAAGACCAGCAGGTTGGCGACCGTCCACGGTTCGAAGTTGGATCCGTACACCTTGTTGTCGCTCGCCTTGGAGATCTGGGCGGCGAAATCACCGAACTGTTCCCAGCTCCAGGTGTCGCCGTCCGGGATGGCCACGCCGTACTTGTCGGTGAGCGCCTTGTCGACGACGAAACCGATGGTGTTGAGCCCCGACGGCACGCCGAATGACTGCGGCCCGACCTGGCCGAGCGCGGCGGCCTGCGGGGTGAGCCCGGTCAGGTCCAGGGCGCCGGACTGGGCGGTGAGGTCGAGCAGGCTGCCGCGGTCGGCGTACTCGCGGAGGCTGTCGAAGCGCATGGCGAGGAGGTCCGGCGGGTCACCGGCGGCGAACCGGGCGGCGAGTTTGTCCTTGTACGGGCTGCTGTCCTGATATTCGGTGCGGACCCGGACACCCGGGTTGGCGCTCTGGAACAGGTCGAGTGACTTCTGGGTGAGTTCGGCGCGCTGGGCGTCACCCCACCACACCATGTTGATCTCGGTCTTCCCGTCGTCGCCGCCTTTGCCGCCGAAGCCGCGCCCACAGGCGGGCAGGGTGGCGGCGAGCCCCGCGAGACCGGCCAGCTTGAGTGCCTGGCGTCTAGGGACATGGTTGACCATCTGGTCCTCCCGATCCGTCCATCGATTTGTTTCAGTGTTTTATCTATCGAGTGGAGTCCATGTCAACAGCTCACCCAGCTGGACATTCGCAGGAAATGTAAGTTTGTTACAGAGGTTGACGTAAATGCCTTGGCGTCGGTAGCTTGCCGCACATGCCGACCGTTCAGGCGCACGACCTGCGCTGTGCGGGCCGTGTCGTGGCCCGCTACGTCTGGGACCCGCAGCTACCCGCCACCGTCTCGCCCCGGCCCTACCTGCACCCGGTGACCACCCTGGCCGGCACCACCGTCACCGGCTTCATGCCCGACGACCACCGGCACCACCTCGGCGCCAGCATCGCCGTCCCCACCCTGAACACGGCCAACTTCTGGGGCGGCCGCACCTGGATCCCCGGCCGCGGCTCGACCCACCTGGACAACCACGGCCGGCAGGGTCACCAGCGCTGGCTGCACCGCGCCGACGACCGGGTCGAGCAGGAGCTGCTGTGGACCGCCCGGGACGGCCGGGCCCTGGCCCACGAACACCGGGTGCTGGCCGTCGAACAGCTCTCCCTGGACGCCTGGGTGCTGCACGTCGCGTTCGCGCTGACCAGCGCCACCGGCGATGCCCTGACCATCGCCAGCCCCGGAGCGAACGGCCGGGCCGGAGCCGGTTACGGCGGCTTCTTCTGGCGGGCGCCCGCCGGGCCGGCCGGGGTGCGGGCCTTCGGCGGAGACTCCGACCACGACGTGCACGGCAGCCGGGACCCCTGGATCGTCCTCAGCGGCGGTCATCCACCCTGGACGCTGATCTTC from Actinoplanes derwentensis includes these protein-coding regions:
- a CDS encoding RICIN domain-containing protein; the protein is MRRRTEPRSASRTPARGLFAALLLGAAVLVGSTPSPAAAAPSTGVTYQLKVTKSGMCLDVPAASTANGALLQQWGCTDNANWQQFTLVASGSAYLIKNVNSGKCVDVPDWSTTSGTQLQQYTCVSSQANQQWTLTASGTNTYQLVNVNSGLCISDKDASTTSGGAIIQETCTANTNKQWAFVSTAGRTWPTAPDGFASTGGGTTGGAGGTTVTVTTQADLARYAAMSGSYVIRVGAAITISPLGTEIPVTSNKTIVGVGTSGQIVGGGFFLGAGTRNVIIRNLTIRDTRMADDDPGDDVYDYDGIQMDTADHIWIDHNLITRMNDGLIDSRKDTTYLTVSWNVLAQGNKAFGIGWTDNVTARMTIHHNWIHDTGQRNPSTDNVAYAHLYNNYLQNITGYGNYSRGSTKMVLENSYFQSVKDPFYPDATAQLRQSGSILVSCTGNQVTSGSAFTPGSFYSYTLDAAADVPALLRTYAGPQANIGT
- a CDS encoding pectinesterase family protein encodes the protein MRRLFAVLLLTSAVIAGSTPSPAAAAPSAGVTYQLKVTKSGMCLDVPAASTANGALLQQWGCTTGSTWQQFTLVASGSAYLIKNVNSGKCVDVPDWSTTSGTQLQQYTCVSSQANQQWTLVASGTNTYQLVNNNSGLCISDKDASTTSGGAIIQETCTANTNKQWAFVTGSTAAATVASDGTGQYTTVQAAIDAVPANNTTRRTITIKAGTYREIVTIPSNKPYVTLQGLGSSASQTVIVNNHSSAGGYGTSGSATVFVNGANFAATNLTLSNDYGEGSQAVAANLNGDRSVFDNVRFLGAQDTLLVNNYRHYVRNSYVEGTVDFIFGSGTAVFNNTAIYQKRSTGGPITAAKTDAATAYGFLFYKCAVTGATSNTTQLGRPWGADAQVLYRETSLSATIATAQPWTDMSSNSWKNARFFEYKNTGSGATQNSNRPQMSDATAASHTPQRYLAGSDGWNPVG
- a CDS encoding carbohydrate ABC transporter permease — protein: MGLIMMYPLLWLISSSFKPSNSVFTDESLWPSVWEFGNYARGWTSLRESFEIYLVNSLVIVVLSIIGNLLSCSLAAFAFARLRFHGRKLFFAMMLGTMMLPGHVLVVPQYVLFDKLGWLNTYYPLLVPHFLATNGFYIFLMVQFMRSLPTELDDAARIDGCGPFGIFWRIVLPLCRPAFATTAIFTFISVWNEFFGPLLYLTDPELYTVPLALRQFMDSEGQSMWGEMFAMSFVSLAPVIGFFIAGQKHLVKGIATTGLR
- a CDS encoding carbohydrate ABC transporter permease, with translation MTAAVRQDRAGYLFLLPWFAGTLFMIAPFFASLYLAFTDYDLLTPPRWAGLANFREMLGDTTLHQSLKVTVVYTVVSVPMSLIVALAVAMVLDRGVRGLAIYRSVYYLPSLLGGSVAIVMLWRYIFAYDGIVNDFLAWFGIQGPGWASDPRYALSTLILLHVWTFGSPMVIFLAGLRQIPAMYYEAASMDGASPWRQFRAITVPLLSPIIFFNLVQSLIASFQTFTQGYVISNGTGGPGQATLFYNLYLYQKGFAEFDMGYASSMAWLLLMIIAGFTAINFLAARYWVFYDN
- a CDS encoding ABC transporter substrate-binding protein, yielding MVNHVPRRQALKLAGLAGLAATLPACGRGFGGKGGDDGKTEINMVWWGDAQRAELTQKSLDLFQSANPGVRVRTEYQDSSPYKDKLAARFAAGDPPDLLAMRFDSLREYADRGSLLDLTAQSGALDLTGLTPQAAALGQVGPQSFGVPSGLNTIGFVVDKALTDKYGVAIPDGDTWSWEQFGDFAAQISKASDNKVYGSNFEPWTVANLLVFARQRGEDFFTADGKLGATAATVTAWFQLTLDLRARGAFPPAGFIDQNNGASPAQSYLAKKSIASQIIPTNNLLGYNQTCGGTLELLRIPGESGAPRRGQSIDTPALWSIAAVSKHPKETLALLNFLINDAEAAKVAGTTRGVPPNRAIAEQIAPALEADNKRSADFLARLQNEKLPPSYPYPLGASKLTNILKTLSTEVEFGRTTAKQAGDQFVTEARKAIT
- a CDS encoding DUF6807 domain-containing protein, with the translated sequence MPTVQAHDLRCAGRVVARYVWDPQLPATVSPRPYLHPVTTLAGTTVTGFMPDDHRHHLGASIAVPTLNTANFWGGRTWIPGRGSTHLDNHGRQGHQRWLHRADDRVEQELLWTARDGRALAHEHRVLAVEQLSLDAWVLHVAFALTSATGDALTIASPGANGRAGAGYGGFFWRAPAGPAGVRAFGGDSDHDVHGSRDPWIVLSGGHPPWTLIFLAGPATDPWFVRSDDYAGVCAAIAWDSPLTIAAGEVFARELRIIIADGPATPETIAAATARTSG